The Pseudomonas eucalypticola genome has a window encoding:
- a CDS encoding sensor histidine kinase, whose product MPTDGRNPARHERARQEFFLPVLCEPQALLVLVMLAELLVMVLVLAEPMAAGFDWSRLALTSLFVQWIVLLSAAVLCGLRPWLAGLNPGVAGGLCCAMVVALTLIATGLTDYLQLAGYPSDISFASFNRYLRHGLIALIISALLLRYFYLQSQWRVQQQAELQARLEALQARIKPHFLFNTLNSIASLVAVDALRAEQAVLDLSDLFRASLGKAGTLVTWGEELALSKRYLRIEQYRLGERLQLDWRINAIPDDLPIPQLTLQPLLENALVHGVAPRIDGGVIRVEADYKGGEFILCVSNPYDEAARGQVSSGTHQALSNIGARLAALFGPRASLSVDRRDGRHFTCLRYPCARLTQESSAI is encoded by the coding sequence ATGCCTACAGATGGACGCAACCCGGCACGCCACGAGCGTGCGCGACAGGAATTTTTTCTACCGGTACTGTGCGAGCCCCAGGCGCTGCTGGTGCTGGTGATGCTCGCCGAGCTGCTGGTGATGGTGCTGGTATTGGCCGAGCCCATGGCCGCCGGTTTCGACTGGTCGCGGTTGGCGCTCACCTCGTTGTTCGTGCAATGGATAGTGTTGCTCTCCGCAGCCGTGCTGTGCGGGTTGCGGCCCTGGCTGGCAGGCCTGAACCCCGGGGTGGCCGGTGGGCTGTGCTGTGCCATGGTGGTCGCCCTGACCCTGATCGCCACTGGGCTGACCGACTACTTGCAGTTGGCCGGCTACCCCTCGGATATTTCCTTCGCCAGTTTCAATCGTTACCTGCGCCATGGGCTGATCGCGCTGATCATCTCGGCGTTGTTATTGCGCTACTTTTACCTGCAGAGCCAGTGGCGCGTTCAGCAACAGGCCGAATTGCAGGCGCGCCTGGAAGCCTTGCAGGCCCGCATCAAGCCGCACTTTCTGTTCAACACGCTTAACAGTATTGCCAGCCTGGTTGCCGTGGACGCGCTGCGCGCCGAGCAGGCAGTGCTGGACCTCTCCGACCTGTTTCGTGCCAGCCTGGGAAAGGCTGGCACGCTGGTGACCTGGGGTGAAGAGCTGGCGTTGTCGAAACGATATTTACGGATTGAGCAATATCGTCTTGGCGAGCGTCTACAGTTGGACTGGAGGATCAACGCAATTCCCGATGACTTGCCGATTCCGCAGCTAACCTTACAACCGTTGCTGGAAAACGCCCTGGTTCACGGTGTGGCCCCTCGCATAGACGGGGGTGTGATCCGGGTAGAAGCCGACTATAAAGGGGGAGAGTTCATATTGTGCGTAAGCAATCCCTACGACGAAGCCGCCCGCGGGCAGGTTTCGAGCGGTACTCACCAGGCACTGTCGAATATTGGTGCTCGACTTGCGGCACTTTTTGGCCCGCGCGCGAGTCTGAGCGTGGATCGCCGTGACGGTCGTCACTTCACCTGTCTACGCTATCCTTGTGCGAGACTCACGCAGGAATCCAGTGCAATATGA
- a CDS encoding LytR/AlgR family response regulator transcription factor, which yields MNVLIVDDEPLARERLSRLVSDLEGYSVLEPSATNGEEALTLIDSLKPDVVLLDIRMPGLDGLQVAAKLCEREAPPAVVFCTAHDEFALEAFQTSALGYLVKPVRAEHLLDALRKAERPNRAQLAALTRPAAESGSGPRTHISARTRKGIELIPLDQVIYFIADHKYVTLRHEGGEVLLDEPLKALEDEFGDRFVRIHRNALVARDRIERLQRTPLGHFQLFLKGLNGDALIVSRRHVAGVRKMMQQL from the coding sequence ATGAATGTCCTGATCGTTGATGACGAACCCCTAGCCCGCGAGCGCTTGAGCCGACTGGTCAGCGATCTCGAGGGATACAGCGTCCTGGAGCCAAGCGCCACCAATGGCGAAGAGGCCCTGACGCTGATCGACAGCCTCAAGCCGGATGTGGTCTTGCTCGACATCCGCATGCCCGGCCTTGATGGACTGCAGGTTGCAGCCAAGCTGTGCGAGCGCGAAGCGCCGCCAGCGGTTGTGTTTTGTACAGCCCATGACGAGTTCGCCCTGGAGGCGTTCCAGACCAGTGCCCTGGGCTATCTGGTCAAGCCGGTGCGCGCCGAGCACCTGCTCGACGCCCTGCGAAAGGCCGAGCGCCCCAACCGCGCCCAACTCGCCGCGCTGACCCGGCCTGCCGCGGAAAGCGGCAGCGGCCCACGCACCCATATCAGCGCACGGACGCGCAAGGGTATCGAGCTGATTCCGCTGGACCAGGTCATCTATTTCATCGCCGACCACAAGTACGTGACGCTGCGCCATGAGGGCGGGGAGGTGCTGCTCGACGAGCCCCTCAAGGCCCTGGAAGACGAGTTCGGTGACCGCTTCGTGCGCATTCACCGCAACGCCCTGGTGGCCCGGGACCGTATCGAGCGCTTGCAGCGCACACCCCTGGGGCACTTCCAACTGTTCCTCAAGGGGCTCAACGGCGACGCGCTGATCGTCAGTCGCCGGCACGTGGCGGGTGTCCGCAAGATGATGCAACAGTTGTGA